The following are encoded in a window of Castanea sativa cultivar Marrone di Chiusa Pesio chromosome 5, ASM4071231v1 genomic DNA:
- the LOC142634400 gene encoding LOB domain-containing protein 4 produces MKESGRKQGAPSPCAACKLLRRRCAQDCVFAPYFPADDPQKFANVHKVFGASNVNKMLQELPVHQRGDAVSSMVYEANARVRDPVYGCVGAISSLQQQIDVLQTQLALAQAEVVHLRVRQTASMPNHGVGPGSPSSSGSPSSRLMGSQVKPIFDMDMVVDQAHLGESMWSC; encoded by the exons ATGAAAGAGAGTGGCAGGAAACAAGGTGCACCTTCACCCTGTGCAGCATGCAAGCTTCTTAGGAGAAGGTGTGCTCAAGACTGTGTCTTTGCTCCTTATTTTCCTGCAGATGATCCCCAGAAATTTGCTAATGTGCACAAGGTGTTTGGTGCCAGCAACGTCAACAAAATGTTACAG GAATTGCCAGTGCACCAGCGAGGTGATGCAGTTAGTAGCATGGTTTATGAAGCAAATGCAAGGGTTCGTGACCCTGTGTATGGGTGTGTTGGTGCGATTTCCTCTCTACAGCAACAAATTGATGTGCTCCAGACCCAACTGGCTCTGGCTCAGGCTGAAGTGGTGCACTTGAGGGTGAGACAGACTGCATCAATGCCCAACCATGGGGTCGGGCCGGGTAGCCCAAGTAGTAGCGGCTCACCTTCATCAAGGCTCATGGGCTCACAAGTCAAGCCCATTTTTGACATGGATATGGTAGTGGATCAGGCCCATTTGGGAGAGTCAATGTGGTCATGCTAG